A part of Aspergillus flavus chromosome 5, complete sequence genomic DNA contains:
- a CDS encoding cytochrome P450: MYILLLLPVLIVSYHVLHLIYITLTTKSLLSVPGPFIARLTKLWYFDRVRRGHFEEDNVRLHERYGPVVRIAPDHYSISDRAAVKLVYGTGTKFTKSAWYEGWKHPSPERWTLFPDRDVRRHAETRKRFSGLYSMSSLVHYEEFVDHCADIFSQRLTEYAQREGSLNLGHWFQCYAFDVIGEITFGKRFGFLDQGDDIEGTIAALQKTMVYSTLIGIYPEWHPRLFELLSHFSWSGAGGRTYIMRYVQEKIRRHSEPAKRDPEQGTLQTQDFLEKMILARDKDPEKVTDYHLFMMGLSNVIAGSDTTAISLSSIMYHLLHYPAVLEKLRREVDDFTAQGRCSARVTFKESQEMPYFQAATGLPLWRVVPAGGAEISGYYFPEGTTVGINTWVAHYDEEIYPDAKKFRPERWIEAEADPERLKIMNEMYMPFGLGSRTCLGKHISILEMSKMIPRLIRDFDFTTTSQKWSTENYWFVKPTDFVVKVRRRTSSAKQA, translated from the exons ATGTATATCCTACTCCTTCTCCCAGTTCTCATCGTATCCTACCAcgttcttcatctcatctACATTACCTTGACAACTAAATCCCTCCTATCTGTTCCTGGGCCGTTCATCGCTCGTCTCACGAAATTATGGTACTTTGATCGTGTGCGACGGGGCCACTTTGAAGAGGATAATGTCCGTCTTCATGAGCGGTATGGTCCGGTTGTGCGTATCGCCCCGGACCATTACAGTATCAGTGACCGGGCCGCCGTGAAGCTGGTTTACGGGACGGGGACGAAGTTTACCAAGTCGGCATGGTATGAGGGGTGGAAGCATCCGAGTCCCGAGCGGTGGACGTTATTTCCCGATCGGGATGTTCGGAGGCAtg CTgaaacaaggaagagatTTTCGGGATTGTATTCGATGAGTTCGTTGGTGCACTATGAGGAATTTGTGGACCACTGCGCCGATATCTTTTCTCAGAGGTTGACGGAGTACGCCCAGCGGGAAGGAAGTCTCAATCTTGGGCACTGGTTCCAGTGTTATGCTTTTGACGTGATTGGGGAGATTACATTCGGAAAGCGGTTCG GGTTTTTGGACCAGGGTGATGACATCGAAGGGACCATCGCTGCACTGCAGAAGACCATGGTGTACAGTACTCTGATCGGTATCTACCCGGAATGGCATCCGCGGCTATTCGAGCTTCTGAGCCATTTCAGCTGGTCTGGCGCGGGCGGAAGAACGTACATCATGCGGTACGTGCAGGAGAAAATTCGCCGACACAGTGAGCCTGCCAAGCGTGATCCGGAGCAAGGGACGCTGCAGACACAGGACTTCCTCGAGAAGATGATCCTCGCTCGAGACAAGGATCCAGAGAAGGTCACTGATTATCACTTATTCATGATGGGCTTGTCGAACGTGATTGCCGGATCAGATACTACTGCAATCAGTCTTTCCTCAATAATGTACCACCTGCTGCACTATCCTGCGGTTTTGGAGAAACTTCGTCGCGAAGTGGATGACTTTACCGCGCAGGGCCGCTGCAGTGCTCGTGTGACGTTCAAAGAAAGTCAGGAAATGCCTTATTTCCAAGC TGCCACTGGTCTCCCGCTGTGGAGGGTCGTTCCCGCTGGTGGTGCCGAGATCAGTGGATATTACTTCCCGGAGGGCACTACAGTAGGAATAAACACGTGGGTGGCCCATTATGACGAAGAAATATACCCCGACGCAAAGAAATTTCGCCCCGAGCGCTGGATAGAGGCGGAGGCTGATCCGGAAAGACTGAAAATTATGAATGAGATGTACATGCCG TTTGGTCTTGGATCGAGAACGTGTCTTGGAAAACACATCTCCATTCTCGAAATGTCGAAAATGATACCCCGTCTAATTCGGGACTTCGACTTTACTACCACGAGCCAAAAATGGTCCACTGAGAACTATTGGTTTGTCAAGCCAACTGATTTCGTTGTGAAGGTCCGCAGGCGGACATCCAGCGCCAAACAAGCGTAG
- a CDS encoding putative alcohol dehydrogenase (hypothetical protein Ao3042_01787): MHSINIPSYSDPSGYILSELPEPEITDSKDVIIKVYAASVNPVDLKKAEGVLKAALKDTFPYKIGYDCAGIVTKTGQSVTRVKPGDEVYVRLPESHRGAWSEYAKCPEEFIALKPPSLSFESAAAIPLAATTAFQALQKYNGDLAGKTVFVPAGLGGTGLYACQLAKHVFHAGKVITTVSTSKIPKVDELLGKGTVDQIIDYTKSEPKDAIPHGSVDFLFDTVGLAMEYLCLMRPKTSRIISISTLPSGNLLQDSSVMRLPHRPTLPFVYKQALNLLDGVRKLRARRYGVEYSYMFLEPSGKDLDLLREYVEKGKLKPVVGTTANMWDIEDVRKACQVVYSNRGGLGKVVIQVVKPENAQ; this comes from the exons ATGCATTCGATCAACATCCCTTCCTACTCCGACCCGTCTGGGTACATACTTTCCGAGCTACCAGAGCCGGAAATCACAGACTCAAAAGATGTCATCATTAAAGTCTATGCTGCCAGTGTGAATCCGGTTGATTTGAAAAAGGCAGAAGGTGTTTTAAAAGCAGCACTCAAAGACAC GTTCCCCTACAAGATCGGATACGACTGTGCTGGTATAGTGACCAAAACTGGGCAAAGTGTAACCCGGGTTAAACCCGGTGATGAAGTCTACGTTCGCTTACCAGAGTCACACCGGGGAGCATGGAGTGAATATGCTAAATGCCCGGAAGAATTCATTGCTCTCAAACCACCATCGCTGTCTTTCGAGAGCGCAGCCGCCATTCCACTGGCCGCAACAACGGCATTTCAGGCACTACAGAAGTATAATGGTGACCTCGCGGGGAAGACTGTATTTGTGCCTGCAGGAT TGGGTGGAACGGGTTTATATGCATGTCAACTAGCAAAGCATGTTTTCCATGCCGGCAAGGTGATCACGACAGTGTCGACGTCTAAAATCCCTAAAGTGGACGAACTATTAGGAAAGGGAACTGTTGATCAGA TCATCGATTATACGAAGTCCGAACCAAAGGATGCCATCCCACACGGCTCAGTTGATTTCCTGTTCGATACCGTTGGCCTTGCCATGGAATATCTATGCCTGATGCGGCCGAAGACCAGTCGGATTATCTCGATCTCAACCTTGCCGTCGGGAAATTTGCTACAGGATTCGTCAGTCATGAGACTTCCCCATCGCCCGACTCTACCCTTCGTCTACAAACAAGCTTTGAATCTGCTTGATGGCGTCCGTAAGCTGCGTGCACGACGATACGGCGTGGAGTACTCATATATGTTCCTGGAGCCCAGTGGGAAAGACCTGGATCTCTTACGCGAATATGTCGAAAAGGGCAAGTTGAAACCTGTGGTTGGAACCACGGCTAATATGTGGGATATCGAAGACGTGCGAAAAGCTTGTCAGGTTGTG
- a CDS encoding rab-GTPase-TBC domain-containing protein, which translates to MMQWTSFVQKAQSLIDPANFTLPTLTSTDRNPSKASLFRQQFRLPDSQNPLQEIAAELILPIPHTSSSTSSGDQPRNLDRAGNRYAGRLHLSERFICFTTQPTSFVPSATHSVSTHWAGQTNGTGPFGNGFTLPLCCVRRVERLNSLSHVFSLALTTWNGALGKQQSPGFIPQRFTIQLVGSRQACERFCDGLKKGLRECMKEIESLRVVVNDCYSEYLLSGAKSKGQDGDNTEVRQPPDAGLGMIFRYPGDARKLRDRSKMRLWGEYFRENGRNATLIRQPTFHKLIRVGLPNRLRGEIWELSSGSLYLRLRSPNLYTETLSKFSGRESLAIDEIEKDLNRSLPEYAGFQSEEGIGRLRRVLTAYSWTNAEIGYCQAMNIVVAALLIYMSEAQAFFLLSVLCDRLLPGYYSTTMYGTLLDQKVFESLVEKTMPVLWDHLTKSDVQLSVVSLPWFLSLYINSMPLVFAFRVLDVFFLEGPKVLFQVGLAILRINGEELLDIQDDGSFISVLKSYFSRLDESAHPRSENPKLRAITRFQELMVVAFKEFSGITHQTITEQREKHKDAVLENIESFAKRTSIRNLGPDSKKLGMDDLGVIYDRFYEVLYEHQQRQRLLDEEKKRQQRKRVERTSILGPPVDREVGRVGLGPSPTHMDYDAFRDFLAATAKWAVGDTPGSSRKESNVEQSANSFRGFGKSLAWNNKSEPADHEFMQRLFRKWSTEPSEGLSLQNVVNGLARLKGPRDIMNNINYFFDLYDDNGNGTVDREGILRMSEALLFLSRRGFDGAITPSEPLEEVGERDRFEQDKLSTDERFLGSVSSFIRRCFEYADPSNPEGKATQERKDTDTEEATEKLDAFAIGDDDEEEDLIDIADEAKPEPSDSKKQNSDTQHNRGASEAANPALDPNNPLHITLPTFRMVILADELLEQFFDTFFPQSFRLSDQSLPAAKLTSLSSNLTTFSNINTPKPHTNAAAGATVAGASGGIVPPGKGLRGVLDNIVSDGIRMAAEVKKRMDEAQRELERNALSRPQEDDEEDDEEDYDPRSGTSAPPTIVGGISSWGAGAYGADPERRSVRDTDRDLLEGAEVVSIHKKEDTSLLDEKEEHQHAAEGSSSRQQGQSSSHSQNDGNVVSKVEFES; encoded by the exons ATGATGCAGTGGACGTCTTTCGTTCAAAAAGCCCAGTCATTGATCGACCCGGCCAACTTCACTCTCCCCACGCTCACTTCCACCGATCGCAACCCTTCGAAAGCTTCCCTGTTTCGCCAGCAATTTCGACTTCCCGATTCTCAGAATCCCCTACAAGAGATAGCAGCCGAATTGATCCTTCCTATCCCACATACCTCGTCTTCCACATCCTCGGGAGATCAACCTCGCAACCTTGACCGGGCCGGGAATCGCTATGCCGGCCGACTTCATTTGAGCGAACGGTTCATCTGCTTTACTACCCAACCTACGAGCTTTGTGCCGTCTGCAACCCACAGCGTGTCAACTCACTGGGCCGGTCAAACGAATGGGACAGGGCCGTTCGGTAATGGATTTACCCTCCCCCTTTGTTGCGTCCGGCGAGTGGAACGGTTGAATAGCTTGAGCCACGTGTTTTCGCTCGCGCTCACAACGTGGAACGGTGCGCTGGGGAAGCAACAGAGCCCCGGCTTTATCCCCCAACGATTTACGATTCAGCTGGTCGGGAGCAGGCAGGCCTGTGAACGATTCTGCGATGGGTTGAAGAAGGGATTACGGGAATGCATGAAAGAAATCGAGAGTTTGCGGGTAGTCGTAAATGATTGTTATTCGGAGTATTTGCTGTCCGGTGCCAAGTCCAAGGGCCAGGACGGTGATAATACAGAGGTGCGCCAGCCGCCAGATGCCGGTCTAGGGATGATCTTTCGCTATCCCGGAGATGCGCGCAAGCTCCGGGACAGAAGTAAAATGAGACTATGGGGGGAATATTTCAGAG AAAATGGCCGCAACGCAACTCTTATTCGGCAACCCACGTTTCATAAGCTCATTCGGGTTGGGCTTCCTAACCGTCTCCGTGGTGAGATCTGGGAGTTGTCGTCCGGATCCCTGTACCTACGCCTCAGGTCGCCAAACCTATATACCGAGACGCTTTCGAAATTCTCTGGGAGAGAATCCTTGGCCATCGATGAGATTGAAAAAGATCTGAACCGGAGTTTGCCTGAATATGCTGGGTTTCAAAGCGAGGAAGGCATTGGACGACTGCGTAGAGTCCTGACAGCCTACAGTTGGACCAATGCGGAGATTGGATACTGTCAGGCTATGAATATCGTCGTCGCGGCTCTGTTAAT TTACATGTCCGAGGCACAAGCCTTTTTCCTCCTGTCCGTTTTGTGTGACCGTCTATTGCCAGGGTACTACTCGACGACCATGTATGGGACATTGCTCGATCAGAAGGTGTTCGAGTCCCTCGTTGAGAAAACCATGCCGGTCCTCTGGGATCATCTCACCAAATCCGATGTCCAGCTTTCTGTTGTGTCACTCCCATGGTTCCTTTCTCTCTATATCAACTCCATGCCTTTAGTTTTCGCTTTCCGGGTGTTGGATGTATTCTTCTTAGAAGGACCGAAGGTCCTCTTTCAAGTTGGTTTGGCCATCCTTCGTATCAATGGCGAGGAGCTTCTGGACATACAAGATGATGGGTCTTTCATATCTGTGCTCAAGTCATATTTCTCTCGTCTGGATGAATCAGCCCACCCTAGATCCGAGAATCCTAAATTGAGAGCTATTACCCGGTTCCAGGAACTGATGGTTGTCGCTTTCAAGGAGTTTTCCGGAATCACCCACCAGACGATCACGGAGCAGCGTGAAAAGCACAAAGATGCCGTtctggagaatatcgagaGTTTCGCCAAACGCACGTCTATTCGGAACCTGGGCCCCGACAGCAAGAAGCTCGGCATGGATGATTTAGGCGTAATCTATGACCGATTCTACGAGGTTCTTTATGAGCACCAGCAGCGGCAAAGGCTTctggacgaagaaaagaagcgccaacaaaggaagagagtTGAACGCACTTCCATTTTGGGACCTCCAGTGGACCGAGAAGTTGGCCGTGTTGGTCTCGGACCCAGTCCCACTCACATGGATTACGATGCTTTCCGCGATTTTCTCGCGGCTACTGCAAAGTGGGCCGTCGGAGACACCCCGGGCTCTTCACGGAAGGAGTCGAATGTTGAACAGAGTGCTAATAGCTTCAGAGGGTTTGGGAAATCTTTGGCATGGAACAACAAATCGGAGCCAGCGGACCACGAATTCATGCAGCGACTGTTCCGGAAGTGGTCCACGGAGCCATCTGAGGGGCTCAGCTTACAAAACGTAGTCAATGGACTTGCACGCCTTAAGGGGCCGCGTGATATCATGAACAATATCAACTACTTTTTCGACCTGTATGATGATAATGGGAATGGCACTGTTGATCGGGAGGGAATTTTAAGAATGTCAGAAgctctccttttcctctcccgGCGAGGCTTTGACGGCGCAATTACCCCGAGTGAACCtctggaggaggttggcgAACGCGACCGCTTCGAGCAGGATAAATTGAGTACCGATGAGAGGTTCTTGGGGAGTGTCAGCTCGTTCATCCGTCGCTGCTTCGAGTACGCCGATCCCAGTAACCCTGAGGGCAAGGCTACGCAAGAACGAAAGGATACAGATACAGAAGAGGCAACCGAAAAGCTTGACGCATTTGCTATTggcgacgacgacgaagaagaagacctcATCGATATTGCTGACGAAGCAAAACCCGAGCCATCCGATTCGAAGAAGCAAAACAGTGATACCCAGCACAACCGGGGTGCATCAGAGGCTGCAAATCCAGCCCTCGACCCGAACAACCCTCTACACATTACCCTTCCCACATTCCGCATGGTCATATTGGCCGACGAGCTACTAGAACAATTTTTTGATACTTTCTTCCCTCAGTCATTCCGCCTTTCCGACCAATCACTTCCCGCAGCAAAACTCACATCTCTCTCGTCCAACCTGACCACCTTCTCTAACATCAATACGCCTAAACCCCACACCAACGCTGCTGCCGGTGCCACCGTTGCAGGTGCATCTGGCGGCATCGTTCCACCAGGTAAGGGCCTGCGTGGTGTCCTGGATAATATCGTTTCGGATGGTATCCGGATGGCCGCCGAAGTCAAGAAGCGCATGGACGAAGCACAGCGCGAACTGGAACGCAACGCTCTCAGCCGGCCccaggaagatgacgaagaggacgacgaggaagactACGATCCTCGCAGCGGCACTTCAGCCCCACCAACCATCGTCGGCGGCATCTCCAGCTGGGGCGCTGGCGCTTACGGCGCAGACCCAGAACGACGCAGCGTCCGCGACACAGACCGGGACCTCCTGGAAGGCGCTGAAGTGGTCAGCATCCACAAAAAGGAAGATACATCCCTCTTggacgagaaggaagaacatcAACACGCAGCCGAagggagcagcagcagacaACAGGGACAAAGCTCGTCCCATTCCCAAAACGATGGCAACGTCGTTAGCAAGGTTGAATTTGAGTCATGA
- a CDS encoding putative oxidoreductase (alcohol dehydrogenase): MSSNKALIFKQVPTGYPVPGKDLTIQPALYDKDIAPAENGIVVQSLYASFDPYMRGRMRSADTKSYIPGFELDKPIDSLGIAKVIRSNNAAYKEGDIVIGQIPIQEVVSLDEGSIAKVRLLQNPLGIDLSVFLGALGMPGLTAFSSFYKIGKPKQGETIFVSAASGAVGQVVGQLAKHEGLKVIGSVGSDEKLDFILNELGFDGGFNYKKEKPADALARLAPQGLDIYYENVGGEHLEAAIDALNQFGRIVACGMISEYNSAPYPITNLHKVVGKSLEMRGFIVMNPGFADAYMEEHQMKVQKWISEGTFKALTHETVGIENAAEGLVGIFYGRNKGKAVLKF, from the coding sequence ATGAGCTCCAACAAGGCCTTGATCTTCAAGCAGGTCCCAACAGGATACCCTGTACCTGGGAAAGATCTGACCATCCAACCAGCTTTATACGATAAGGATATAGCTCCCGCTGAGAACGGTATCGTTGTGCAATCCCTATATGCTAGTTTCGATCCTTACATGCGGGGTCGCATGAGATCCGCCGACACGAAATCGTATATTCCGGGATTTGAGTTGGATAAGCCGATTGACAGCCTCGGTATCGCCAAGGTAATCCGCTCCAATAACGCTGCCTACAAAGAGGGAGACATAGTCATCGGCCAGATCCCAATCCAAGAGGTTGTTTCGCTGGATGAGGGCTCAATTGCCAAAGTCCGCCTCCTCCAAAATCCCCTGGGGATTGATTTAAGTGTTTTCCTGGGCGCCCTTGGTATGCCTGGTCTCACGGCATTTTCGTCCTTTTACAAGATCGGTAAACCCAAACAGGGTGAAACGATCTTTGTCTCCGCTGCCAGTGGCGCTGTTGGTCAGGTTGTCGGCCAGCTCGCGAAGCACGAGGGTTTGAAAGTCATCGGTAGTGTGGGCTCGGATGAAAAACTGGATTTTATTTTGAATGAACTTGGATTCGATGGTGGCTTCAActacaagaaagagaagcctGCAGATGCCCTGGCTCGACTTGCTCCTCAGGGATTGGATATTTACTATGAGAATGTTGGAGGTGAACATCTCGAGGCTGCCATTGACGCATTGAATCAATTCGGCCGCATTGTCGCCTGTGGAATGATTTCCGAGTACAATAGTGCTCCATACCCGATTACGAACCTGCACAAGGTTGTTGGCAAGAGTCTTGAGATGCGCGGATTTATTGTCATGAACCCAGGATTTGCTGATGCCTACATGGAAGAGCACCAGATGAAGGTCCAGAAGTGGATTAGCGAAGGGACTTTCAAGGCTCTGACCCATGAGACTGTTGGTATCGAGAACGCAGCCGAGGGCTTGGTGGGCATTTTCTATGGCAGGAACAAAGGTAAAGCTGTTCTGAAGTTCTAA